One window of the Anaeromyxobacter dehalogenans 2CP-C genome contains the following:
- a CDS encoding STN domain-containing protein translates to MLFALLLAALTLESPEPPPPVVQAQATAPAPQAPKKPAARARPEAAAPAPPAPPAPPQRHAPPSALQGEWPAPSGKRVTLDDTTSLDDALEEIANAAGWDVVLNTGRTGNKLLVLKLRNVPVEDALRAALSGTELVATRTGDMVVVAPSGARPAVAPGALTGFDKPTGKRFTGDFDHTAVAEAIRVICKSAGLSVVIPDEAAGTVSGHFVDIPVEEALQAVLVQAGLSADRSGSLITVRAGRSFGVRLPPGFAEDARRSAEEALRQAERELRRAGQDVDESGGRDRQSTGQDVVVRAGEVVRDVNVVRGSVQVQGGAAARDVSAVFGSVQLDRGAAARDVSAVFGTAKLAGGAVTRNVVAVGGDVEIGPGAAVEQDVTSVGGRVIVDPSATVGGDTKSIPFPSIPGVFGRTASSVFHEASPILTVLEALISFVVLFVLGLLVLALFPRRLEAVASYMVASPGKSLLAGTLGTVAMPVLLVLLAVTVVGILLIPVQILGMIAAGVLGVTALTFHVGRALPVPEKRRTVVLQLALGTAIFVVLAHLPFVGALVWIATWLVTFGAVLRSRFGQQSPPVLPTTPAPPTAAL, encoded by the coding sequence ATGCTCTTCGCCCTCCTCCTCGCCGCGCTCACCCTCGAGAGCCCCGAACCGCCGCCCCCGGTCGTGCAGGCGCAGGCGACCGCCCCGGCGCCGCAGGCGCCGAAGAAGCCGGCGGCGCGCGCGCGGCCCGAGGCCGCCGCCCCCGCGCCCCCCGCCCCGCCCGCGCCGCCGCAGCGCCACGCGCCGCCGTCCGCGCTCCAGGGCGAGTGGCCGGCGCCCTCCGGCAAGCGCGTCACGCTCGACGACACGACGTCCCTCGACGACGCGCTCGAGGAGATCGCGAACGCCGCCGGCTGGGACGTGGTGCTGAACACCGGGCGCACCGGCAACAAGCTGCTGGTCCTGAAGCTCCGCAACGTGCCGGTGGAGGACGCGCTCAGGGCCGCGCTGTCCGGGACCGAGCTCGTCGCCACCCGCACCGGCGACATGGTGGTGGTCGCCCCGAGCGGCGCGCGTCCGGCCGTGGCGCCCGGCGCGCTCACCGGCTTCGACAAGCCCACCGGCAAGCGGTTCACCGGCGACTTCGATCACACCGCGGTCGCCGAGGCGATCCGCGTCATCTGCAAGTCGGCCGGGCTCTCGGTGGTGATCCCCGACGAGGCGGCCGGCACGGTGAGCGGCCACTTCGTGGACATCCCGGTGGAGGAGGCGCTGCAGGCGGTGCTGGTGCAGGCCGGGCTCTCCGCCGACCGGAGCGGCTCGCTCATCACCGTCCGCGCCGGCCGGAGCTTCGGCGTGCGGCTCCCGCCCGGCTTCGCCGAGGACGCGCGCCGCTCCGCCGAGGAGGCGCTGCGCCAGGCCGAGCGCGAGCTGCGCCGCGCCGGGCAGGACGTGGACGAGAGCGGCGGCCGCGATCGCCAGTCCACCGGGCAGGACGTGGTGGTCCGGGCCGGCGAGGTGGTGCGCGACGTGAACGTGGTGCGCGGGAGCGTGCAGGTGCAGGGCGGCGCCGCGGCCCGCGACGTGTCCGCGGTGTTCGGCTCCGTGCAGCTCGACCGCGGCGCCGCGGCCCGCGACGTCTCGGCGGTCTTCGGCACCGCCAAGCTGGCCGGCGGCGCGGTCACCCGCAACGTGGTGGCGGTGGGCGGCGACGTCGAGATCGGCCCCGGCGCGGCCGTGGAGCAGGACGTGACGAGCGTCGGCGGCCGCGTCATCGTGGACCCGAGCGCCACGGTGGGCGGCGACACCAAGTCCATCCCCTTCCCCAGCATCCCGGGCGTGTTCGGCCGGACCGCGTCGAGCGTCTTCCACGAGGCGTCGCCCATCCTGACCGTGCTCGAGGCGCTCATCTCCTTCGTGGTGCTGTTCGTGCTCGGCCTGCTGGTGCTGGCGCTGTTCCCGCGGCGCCTCGAGGCGGTGGCGAGCTACATGGTCGCGAGCCCGGGCAAGTCGCTGCTCGCCGGCACCCTCGGGACGGTGGCCATGCCGGTGCTGCTCGTGCTGCTCGCCGTCACGGTGGTGGGCATCCTGCTCATCCCGGTGCAGATCCTGGGGATGATCGCGGCCGGCGTCCTCGGCGTCACCGCCCTCACCTTCCACGTGGGGCGCGCGCTGCCGGTGCCGGAGAAGCGCCGCACGGTGGTGCTGCAGCTCGCGCTCGGCACGGCCATCTTCGTGGTGCTCGCGCACCTCCCGTTCGTCGGGGCGCTGGTCTGGATCGCGACCTGGCTCGTCACCTTCGGCGCGGTGCTCCGCTCGCGCTTCGGCCAGCAGTCGCCGCCGGTGCTGCCCACCACGCCGGCGCCGCCGACCGCCGCCCTCTAG
- a CDS encoding HEAT repeat domain-containing protein: MPRSPAAAVLAGLAALAALAGAGPACRGGGDLASPEPARRAAAVRAAGARGGADALAALMVAQRDGSAEVRRAAAEAFAARGGAEGAEALGALLADPDATVAAAAARGLAGMPDQPRARAALRAAYADASPAGRAAIADALDAVGVSLREAVEQEARALWERNLAVLGGRGAARAGAAEEIGASGRAEVVARLAPLLDPERNPDRALAAGAARGLGEAGDWAARPALEGLLRSPDPELIEAGAGALGRLGDPGATAALEAVALASSGRIAAAAADALAALPEALEVGTALCEVAVRSADPAVAARAAREVRLRETECPARPFLARVGRPGAEAALAALGELGLTGAAADAAAARLLPLLDPARGDAGLRAAAARALARLGAPASAGPVRDRAAALAARRAVALGRPAASPLPAGAGTPAPRAGTRPPTGDADARELGALLAAAGTLRAPGAEPLLLEAVRDAHPAVRTGAIGGLAGLGTDPALRAVAAALEDGAPEVRLAAAAALGRAGPRSVPALARAAGQAAPDDGAWRSALAAALGDAGGANAVAPLTGLLGGASAPAAAFALGKTGAPAAVKPLVDWLARPGALADAEAIEALAQLAARDAGPAIAAQLTADRAEVRAVAARAIGRLRHEAAAPRLEALRSDYHGRVRRAAVEALSRLPAGAPRMRR, from the coding sequence GTGCCCCGCTCCCCCGCCGCCGCCGTCCTCGCAGGCCTCGCAGCCCTGGCTGCCCTCGCCGGCGCGGGCCCCGCCTGCCGCGGCGGCGGCGATCTCGCCTCGCCGGAGCCGGCGCGGCGCGCCGCGGCGGTCCGCGCGGCGGGCGCGCGCGGCGGCGCCGACGCGCTCGCCGCCCTGATGGTCGCGCAGCGCGACGGCAGCGCCGAGGTGCGCCGGGCGGCCGCCGAGGCGTTCGCGGCGCGCGGCGGGGCCGAGGGGGCCGAGGCGCTGGGGGCGCTCCTGGCGGATCCGGACGCGACGGTGGCGGCCGCGGCCGCGCGCGGGCTCGCCGGCATGCCGGACCAGCCGCGGGCGCGCGCCGCGCTGCGCGCGGCCTACGCGGACGCCTCGCCCGCCGGGCGCGCCGCCATCGCCGACGCGCTCGACGCGGTGGGCGTCTCGCTGCGCGAGGCGGTCGAGCAGGAGGCGCGCGCGCTCTGGGAGCGCAACCTGGCGGTCCTGGGCGGCCGCGGGGCGGCTCGCGCGGGCGCGGCGGAGGAGATCGGCGCGAGCGGCCGGGCCGAGGTGGTGGCGCGGCTCGCGCCGCTGCTCGACCCGGAGCGCAACCCGGACCGCGCGCTCGCCGCGGGCGCGGCGCGCGGGCTGGGCGAGGCGGGGGACTGGGCGGCGCGGCCGGCGCTCGAGGGGCTGCTGCGCTCGCCGGATCCGGAGCTGATCGAGGCCGGCGCGGGCGCGCTGGGCCGTCTCGGGGATCCCGGCGCGACCGCCGCGCTCGAGGCGGTGGCGCTCGCCTCGTCCGGGCGGATCGCGGCGGCGGCCGCGGACGCGCTCGCGGCGCTGCCGGAGGCGCTCGAGGTCGGGACGGCGCTCTGCGAGGTGGCGGTGCGGAGCGCGGATCCCGCCGTGGCGGCGCGCGCTGCGCGCGAGGTCCGGCTGCGCGAGACCGAGTGCCCGGCGCGCCCGTTCCTGGCGCGCGTGGGCCGGCCGGGGGCCGAGGCCGCCCTGGCGGCGCTCGGGGAGCTGGGGCTCACGGGCGCCGCGGCGGACGCGGCCGCGGCGCGCCTGCTCCCGCTCCTCGACCCCGCCCGCGGCGACGCCGGGCTGCGCGCCGCCGCCGCGCGCGCGCTGGCCCGGCTCGGCGCCCCGGCCTCCGCCGGCCCGGTCCGCGACCGCGCCGCGGCGCTGGCCGCGCGCCGGGCGGTCGCCCTGGGACGGCCGGCCGCGTCGCCGCTGCCCGCCGGCGCCGGGACCCCTGCGCCGCGCGCCGGGACGCGCCCGCCCACCGGCGACGCCGACGCGCGCGAGCTGGGGGCGCTGCTGGCCGCCGCCGGGACCCTGCGCGCGCCGGGCGCGGAGCCGCTCCTGCTCGAGGCGGTGCGCGATGCGCACCCGGCGGTGCGCACCGGCGCGATCGGCGGCCTGGCGGGGCTGGGCACCGACCCGGCGCTGCGGGCCGTGGCCGCCGCGCTCGAGGACGGCGCGCCGGAGGTGCGGCTCGCGGCCGCCGCGGCGCTGGGCCGGGCCGGGCCGCGCTCGGTGCCGGCGCTGGCGCGCGCGGCGGGGCAGGCGGCGCCCGACGACGGCGCCTGGCGCTCCGCGCTGGCGGCGGCGCTGGGCGACGCGGGCGGGGCGAACGCGGTGGCGCCGCTCACCGGGCTCCTCGGCGGCGCGTCCGCCCCGGCGGCGGCGTTCGCGCTCGGCAAGACCGGCGCGCCGGCCGCGGTGAAGCCGCTGGTGGACTGGCTGGCGCGCCCGGGCGCGCTCGCGGACGCCGAGGCGATCGAGGCGCTCGCGCAGCTCGCCGCCCGCGACGCCGGGCCGGCCATCGCCGCGCAGCTCACCGCGGATCGCGCGGAGGTGCGGGCGGTGGCGGCGCGGGCCATCGGCCGGCTCCGCCACGAGGCGGCCGCGCCGCGGCTGGAGGCGCTGCGGAGCGACTACCACGGGCGCGTGCGGCGCGCCGCGGTGGAGGCGCTGTCGCGGCTCCCGGCGGGCGCGCCGCGGATGCGGCGCTGA
- a CDS encoding pseudouridine synthase yields MAEERLQKYLAGAGIASRRKAEALISAGRVRVNQRTVTELGTKVDPGRDLVTVDGALVSQPDQRSYYLLYKPSGCVTTASDPQGRPTAMEYLRGVPGRPFPVGRLDYDAEGALLLTDDGELANRLAHPRYGHQRVYLVKVKGDPPAEALERMKAGVRLEDGPARAIEAAVHDHADRNVWIRVVVGEGRFHLVKRLCEAVGLQVQRLFRPEFGGIGVGGLRPGKFRRLQPEEVRALRQRVGLESGTPARGPSVRELPKAARRHGHGPPAAPGAAPAPAEPGSPDEVEPRGRGAPRAGARPAAPRPGGRASRPSRPSRPSRPGGAGGRRR; encoded by the coding sequence ATGGCCGAGGAGCGGCTGCAGAAGTATCTGGCGGGGGCGGGCATCGCCTCGCGGCGCAAGGCGGAGGCGCTCATCAGCGCCGGGCGGGTGCGCGTCAACCAGCGCACGGTGACCGAGCTGGGCACCAAGGTGGATCCGGGGCGCGATCTCGTCACGGTGGACGGCGCGCTGGTCTCGCAGCCGGACCAGCGCAGCTACTACCTGCTCTACAAGCCCTCCGGCTGCGTCACCACCGCCTCGGATCCGCAGGGCCGCCCCACCGCCATGGAGTACCTGCGCGGCGTGCCGGGGCGGCCGTTCCCGGTGGGCCGGCTCGACTACGACGCCGAGGGCGCGCTGCTGCTCACCGACGACGGCGAGCTGGCGAACCGCCTGGCGCACCCGCGCTACGGCCACCAGCGCGTCTACCTGGTCAAGGTGAAGGGCGATCCGCCGGCGGAGGCGCTGGAGCGGATGAAGGCCGGCGTCCGCCTGGAGGACGGCCCCGCGCGCGCGATCGAGGCGGCCGTCCACGATCACGCCGACCGCAACGTGTGGATCCGCGTGGTGGTGGGCGAGGGGCGCTTCCACCTGGTGAAGCGGCTCTGCGAGGCGGTGGGGCTGCAGGTGCAGCGCCTGTTCCGGCCGGAGTTCGGCGGCATCGGCGTCGGCGGGCTGCGGCCCGGCAAGTTCCGCCGGCTCCAGCCCGAGGAGGTGCGCGCGCTGCGGCAGCGGGTCGGGCTCGAGTCCGGCACGCCAGCCCGGGGGCCGTCGGTCCGCGAGCTCCCGAAGGCGGCCCGCCGCCACGGCCACGGGCCGCCGGCGGCGCCCGGCGCGGCCCCGGCGCCCGCCGAGCCGGGCTCGCCGGACGAGGTCGAGCCGCGCGGACGCGGCGCGCCGCGCGCCGGCGCGAGGCCCGCCGCGCCGCGCCCGGGCGGCCGCGCCTCCAGGCCCTCCCGGCCGTCGCGCCCCTCGCGGCCGGGCGGCGCCGGCGGCCGGCGCCGCTGA
- the scpB gene encoding SMC-Scp complex subunit ScpB translates to MTEPTDRPTAAEDVPAQDGAGPEGSAAAPEGAVPETAAAASPPEAAPAEDAPAPETAAAPEAAPAPSVSAAELDALQAAEEAKQGDPALDEVESADIDVADDKELPFEKLAAAARRLSADRVRTVVETLLFLAERPLTVEEMRAASGVDVERLEKALDKLSGHYREGPCGIVLHEVAGGWQLRTSPDNSDFARRFLKVKPQRLTRAALETLAIIAYRQPVTRPEIEDIRGVDCGAVVKALLERKLVKILGKKEEPGRPILYGTTREFLEFFALKDLASLPTLREFHELSEEHRDIVEKETPAEQAPGIEGIVAELSDEKLRAELEAKRAESDAALDELEQAMAAADEKARAAEAALAEKKRVDEAEARADAEPGPGPAPGGPPAAGS, encoded by the coding sequence ATGACCGAGCCCACCGACCGGCCGACCGCCGCGGAGGACGTGCCCGCGCAGGACGGCGCGGGGCCGGAGGGCTCCGCCGCGGCGCCCGAGGGCGCGGTGCCCGAGACCGCGGCGGCCGCGTCGCCGCCGGAGGCCGCCCCGGCCGAGGATGCGCCGGCGCCGGAGACGGCCGCCGCCCCCGAGGCGGCGCCCGCGCCGTCGGTCTCGGCGGCCGAGCTGGACGCGCTCCAGGCCGCCGAGGAGGCGAAGCAGGGCGACCCCGCGCTGGACGAGGTGGAGTCGGCCGACATCGACGTCGCCGACGACAAGGAGCTGCCGTTCGAGAAGCTGGCCGCGGCGGCGCGGCGGCTCAGCGCCGACCGGGTCCGCACCGTGGTGGAGACGCTCCTGTTCCTGGCCGAGCGCCCGCTGACGGTGGAGGAGATGCGGGCCGCGAGCGGCGTGGACGTGGAGCGGCTGGAGAAGGCGCTCGACAAGCTCTCCGGCCACTACCGCGAGGGCCCGTGCGGCATCGTGCTGCACGAGGTGGCCGGCGGCTGGCAGCTGCGCACCTCGCCGGACAACTCCGACTTCGCGCGCCGCTTCCTCAAGGTGAAGCCGCAGCGGCTGACCCGGGCCGCGCTCGAGACGCTCGCCATCATCGCCTACCGGCAGCCGGTGACCCGCCCCGAGATCGAGGACATCCGCGGCGTGGACTGCGGCGCGGTGGTGAAGGCGCTGCTCGAGCGCAAGCTGGTCAAGATCCTCGGCAAGAAGGAGGAGCCGGGCCGGCCCATCCTGTACGGCACCACCCGCGAGTTCCTGGAGTTCTTCGCGCTGAAGGACCTCGCCTCGCTGCCGACGCTGCGCGAGTTCCACGAGCTGTCGGAGGAGCACCGCGACATCGTGGAGAAGGAGACCCCGGCGGAGCAGGCGCCGGGGATCGAGGGCATCGTGGCGGAGCTCTCGGACGAGAAGCTCCGCGCCGAGCTGGAGGCGAAGCGCGCCGAGAGCGACGCGGCGCTCGACGAGCTGGAGCAGGCGATGGCCGCGGCGGACGAGAAGGCGCGCGCGGCCGAGGCCGCGCTCGCCGAGAAGAAGCGGGTGGACGAGGCCGAGGCGCGGGCCGACGCCGAGCCCGGCCCTGGCCCGGCACCCGGCGGACCGCCCGCGGCGGGGAGCTAG
- a CDS encoding segregation and condensation protein A, translating into MARNTDTDAGLGADSPRAGDADADARAAADAFRVTLPPLRAGQPPFEGPLDLILHLVKEHEVDLFDIPIARITESYLATLEALRELDIDIAGEFLHMAAQLLLMKSKLLLPRTEVAEDAPGPEDAGVDPRAELVRRLLEYQKYKAAGEELGGRDILDRTVFTRRVRAERPAAPEGPEGLADVSVFKLIQALDRAIAHARPEHSHEVITDRLTISDAISRVADVLRLRRRATFEELLAGPAESRNTKANVISTFLAILEMAKLKLIRIYQAALEEAGPGAEILVEAKDTLGDDVTLGEEDYR; encoded by the coding sequence ATGGCCAGGAACACCGACACGGACGCCGGGCTCGGCGCGGACTCGCCGCGGGCCGGCGACGCCGACGCCGACGCGCGCGCCGCGGCGGACGCGTTCCGGGTCACGCTCCCGCCGCTCCGCGCGGGCCAGCCGCCGTTCGAGGGGCCGCTCGACCTCATCCTGCACCTCGTGAAGGAGCACGAGGTCGATCTCTTCGACATCCCCATCGCGCGCATCACCGAGAGCTACCTCGCCACGCTGGAGGCGCTGCGCGAGCTCGACATCGACATCGCCGGCGAGTTCCTGCACATGGCGGCGCAGCTCCTGCTCATGAAGAGCAAGCTGCTGCTGCCGCGCACCGAGGTGGCCGAGGACGCGCCCGGCCCCGAGGACGCCGGGGTGGACCCGCGCGCCGAGCTGGTGCGGCGGCTGCTCGAGTACCAGAAGTACAAGGCGGCCGGCGAGGAGCTGGGCGGGCGCGACATCCTCGATCGCACCGTGTTCACCCGGCGCGTCCGGGCCGAGCGCCCCGCGGCGCCGGAGGGGCCGGAGGGGCTCGCCGACGTCTCGGTGTTCAAGCTCATCCAGGCGCTCGACCGCGCCATCGCGCACGCGCGGCCGGAGCACTCGCACGAGGTGATCACCGACCGGCTCACCATCAGCGACGCCATCTCGCGCGTCGCCGACGTGCTGCGCCTGCGGCGCCGCGCCACCTTCGAGGAGCTGCTCGCCGGCCCCGCCGAGAGCCGGAACACCAAGGCGAACGTGATCTCCACGTTCCTCGCCATCCTCGAGATGGCGAAGCTGAAGCTCATCCGCATCTACCAGGCCGCGCTGGAAGAGGCCGGCCCCGGGGCGGAGATCCTCGTCGAGGCGAAGGACACCCTCGGCGACGACGTGACCCTGGGAGAGGAGGACTACCGATGA
- the trpS gene encoding tryptophan--tRNA ligase — translation MSEAKRPIIVSGMRPTGRLHLGHLHGALANWVKLQDDNECFFFSADWHALTTNYHDTSVIKQAEREMFVDFIAAGIDTSKATLFIQSRVKQHAELNLLLGMITPLGWLERSPTYKEQRENITDRDLALYGFLGYPVLMTADIILYKATRVPVGVDQVPHLELSREIVRKFNFHYGEVFPEPQPLLTAAPKILGTDGRKMSKSYGNTIDLGESAESTQKKIMGMVTDPARKRRQDPGNPDVCGVFYLHKVTSDAETVAWVDQNCRTAGIGCVDCKKKLLERLLPQQEEMRARREALLAKPKDLDDLVQLGNEKARAAAEANMVQVRAAMKLE, via the coding sequence ATGTCGGAAGCGAAGCGCCCCATCATCGTCAGCGGCATGCGGCCCACCGGCCGCCTCCACCTCGGCCACCTGCACGGCGCGCTCGCGAACTGGGTCAAGCTCCAGGACGACAACGAGTGCTTCTTCTTCAGCGCGGACTGGCACGCGCTCACCACGAACTACCACGACACCTCGGTCATCAAGCAGGCCGAGCGCGAGATGTTCGTGGACTTCATCGCCGCGGGCATCGACACGTCCAAGGCGACGCTGTTCATCCAGAGCCGGGTGAAGCAGCACGCCGAGCTGAACCTGCTGCTCGGGATGATCACCCCGCTCGGCTGGCTGGAGCGCTCGCCCACGTACAAGGAGCAGCGGGAGAACATCACCGACCGCGACCTCGCCCTGTACGGCTTTCTCGGCTACCCGGTGCTGATGACCGCGGACATCATCCTGTACAAGGCGACGCGCGTGCCGGTGGGCGTGGACCAGGTCCCGCACCTGGAGCTGTCGCGCGAGATCGTCCGGAAGTTCAACTTCCACTACGGCGAGGTGTTCCCCGAGCCGCAGCCGCTGCTCACCGCGGCGCCCAAGATCCTGGGCACCGACGGCCGGAAGATGTCGAAGAGCTACGGCAACACCATCGACCTCGGCGAGAGCGCCGAGTCCACGCAGAAGAAGATCATGGGCATGGTCACCGACCCGGCCCGCAAGCGGCGGCAGGACCCGGGCAACCCGGACGTCTGCGGCGTCTTCTACCTGCACAAGGTGACGAGCGACGCCGAGACGGTCGCCTGGGTGGACCAGAACTGCCGCACCGCCGGGATCGGCTGCGTGGACTGCAAGAAGAAGCTGCTCGAGCGGCTGCTGCCGCAGCAGGAGGAGATGCGCGCGCGCCGCGAGGCGCTGCTCGCGAAGCCGAAGGACCTCGACGATCTCGTGCAGCTCGGGAACGAGAAGGCGCGCGCCGCGGCCGAGGCGAACATGGTCCAGGTCCGCGCCGCGATGAAGCTCGAGTAG
- a CDS encoding site-2 protease family protein, with translation MHEYAHAWSAQKLGDDTASRAGRLTLNPLSHIDPFGTLVLPLILLISGTGFMFGWAKPVPVNPARFRRGVHMGRGMAWTAGAGPLSNLLLSLLAAVTFGLLGRYAPATLASGGGVRELLENVLVVNLALALFNLIPVPPLDGSRIVDGYMPLRFRAGWERVTALAPFLLLAVFIFGGRLIAGPFSYLFGLLANLVNFISAA, from the coding sequence GTGCACGAGTACGCGCACGCGTGGAGCGCTCAGAAGCTCGGGGACGATACGGCCAGCCGCGCCGGCCGGCTGACGCTGAACCCGCTCTCGCACATCGACCCCTTCGGCACGCTCGTGCTGCCGCTCATCCTCTTGATCTCCGGCACGGGGTTCATGTTCGGGTGGGCCAAGCCCGTCCCGGTGAACCCGGCGCGCTTCCGGCGCGGAGTGCACATGGGGCGCGGCATGGCCTGGACGGCGGGGGCGGGCCCGCTCTCCAACCTCCTGCTGTCCCTGCTCGCGGCGGTGACGTTCGGCCTCCTCGGGCGGTACGCGCCCGCCACCCTGGCGTCCGGCGGCGGGGTGCGCGAGCTGCTCGAGAACGTCCTGGTGGTCAACCTCGCGCTCGCCCTGTTCAACCTGATCCCGGTGCCGCCGCTCGACGGAAGCCGGATCGTGGACGGCTACATGCCGCTCCGCTTCCGGGCGGGGTGGGAACGGGTGACGGCGCTGGCGCCGTTCCTGCTGCTCGCCGTGTTCATCTTCGGCGGACGCCTGATCGCCGGCCCGTTCTCCTACCTGTTCGGCCTGCTCGCGAACCTCGTCAACTTCATCAGCGCGGCCTAG
- the xerD gene encoding site-specific tyrosine recombinase XerD, producing MSALEPALDLFLAHVRVEKGLAENSVEAYGRDLRRYLEHLDELGVDAWERVGRSEIQAHLAELVRRGLSPRSQARALSAIRSLHRLLAAERVTSADPSDEIESPRPGRRLPGLLSHDEVDRLLAAPDVRSAAGIRDRAMLELLYATGLRVSELVSLQLNDVNLETRVLVARGKGDKERIVPVGAPAADAVKAYLAVARERLLHGRRSKDLFVTPRGGRMTRQGFAKILDRCARRAGIRRRISPHKLRHSFATHLLEGGADLRAVQEMLGHADVSTTQIYTHVDRTHVKRLYDRFHPRA from the coding sequence ATGTCCGCGCTGGAGCCCGCCCTCGACCTGTTCCTCGCCCACGTGCGCGTGGAGAAGGGGCTGGCCGAGAACAGCGTCGAGGCCTACGGCCGCGACCTGCGCCGCTACCTCGAGCACCTGGACGAGCTCGGGGTGGACGCCTGGGAGCGGGTGGGCCGCTCCGAGATCCAGGCCCACCTCGCCGAGCTGGTCCGCCGCGGCCTGTCGCCGCGCTCGCAGGCCCGGGCGCTCTCCGCCATCCGCTCGCTGCACCGGCTCCTCGCCGCCGAGCGCGTCACCTCCGCCGACCCGTCCGACGAGATCGAGTCGCCGCGCCCCGGGCGCCGCCTGCCGGGCCTGCTCTCGCACGACGAGGTGGACCGGCTGCTGGCCGCGCCCGACGTGCGCAGCGCCGCCGGGATCCGCGACCGCGCCATGCTGGAGCTGCTCTACGCTACCGGGCTGCGCGTCTCCGAGCTCGTCTCGCTCCAGCTGAACGACGTGAACCTCGAGACCCGGGTGCTCGTCGCCCGCGGCAAGGGCGACAAGGAGCGGATCGTGCCGGTGGGCGCGCCCGCCGCCGACGCGGTGAAGGCCTACCTGGCGGTCGCGCGGGAGCGGCTGCTCCACGGCCGCCGCTCGAAGGACCTGTTCGTCACGCCCCGCGGCGGCCGGATGACGCGGCAGGGGTTCGCGAAGATCCTGGACCGCTGCGCCCGGCGCGCGGGCATCCGCCGGCGCATCTCGCCGCACAAGCTGCGCCACTCGTTCGCCACCCACCTGCTGGAGGGGGGCGCCGACCTGCGCGCGGTCCAGGAGATGCTGGGCCACGCCGACGTCTCCACGACCCAGATCTACACCCACGTGGACCGCACCCACGTGAAGCGGCTCTACGACCGCTTCCACCCCCGCGCCTGA
- a CDS encoding L-threonylcarbamoyladenylate synthase, translated as MPAAPIVEIDPLHPQPRVIERAVSALSSGGVIAYPTDTFYGIGCDLFDKRAIERIYQLKQLPRTHELAFICQDLAEISRYAIVDNAAYRVLRRKVPGPFTFILPATRLVPELVLRRQKTVGIRIPDSPIALELVRRLGHPLISTSAARPDGDVLIDARDIKEELGHGLDLILDAGFRPAEPSSVIDLSGPEPVVVRVGKGDVSDLME; from the coding sequence ATGCCGGCCGCGCCCATCGTCGAGATCGATCCCCTCCACCCGCAGCCGCGCGTGATCGAGCGCGCCGTCTCGGCGCTCTCGTCCGGCGGCGTGATCGCGTACCCCACCGACACGTTCTACGGCATCGGCTGCGACCTGTTCGACAAGCGCGCCATCGAGCGCATCTACCAGCTGAAGCAGCTCCCGCGCACCCACGAGCTGGCGTTCATCTGCCAGGACCTGGCCGAGATCTCGCGCTACGCCATCGTGGACAACGCCGCCTACCGGGTGCTGCGGCGCAAGGTGCCCGGGCCGTTCACGTTCATCCTGCCCGCCACCCGCCTCGTGCCGGAGCTGGTGCTGCGCCGGCAGAAGACGGTCGGCATCCGCATCCCGGACAGCCCCATCGCGCTCGAGCTGGTGCGCCGGCTCGGCCACCCGCTCATCTCCACCTCGGCGGCGCGGCCCGACGGCGACGTCCTCATCGACGCGCGCGACATCAAGGAGGAGCTGGGCCACGGGCTCGACCTCATCCTGGACGCGGGGTTCCGCCCGGCCGAGCCGTCGTCGGTGATCGACCTCTCCGGCCCGGAGCCGGTGGTGGTCCGCGTCGGCAAGGGCGACGTCTCCGACCTGATGGAGTGA
- a CDS encoding general stress protein: protein MAEEKKGGSKGAMTVSEAGRKGGVRVRETRGRKFYEEIGKKGGETVKAERGRKFYEEIGKKGGDTVKAERGPRFYEEIGKKGGETIKAERGTPFYEEIGRKGGHKVRELIEKGKAGTEEEAGKGEGMGDDR, encoded by the coding sequence ATGGCTGAAGAGAAGAAGGGCGGCAGCAAGGGGGCGATGACGGTCTCTGAGGCCGGTCGCAAGGGCGGGGTGCGGGTCCGTGAGACGCGCGGCCGCAAGTTCTACGAGGAGATCGGGAAGAAGGGCGGCGAGACGGTGAAGGCCGAGCGCGGCCGCAAGTTCTACGAGGAGATCGGGAAGAAGGGCGGCGACACCGTGAAGGCCGAGCGCGGGCCGCGCTTCTACGAGGAGATCGGGAAGAAGGGCGGCGAGACCATCAAGGCAGAGCGCGGGACGCCCTTCTACGAGGAGATCGGCCGGAAGGGCGGGCACAAGGTCCGCGAGCTGATCGAGAAGGGGAAGGCCGGCACCGAGGAGGAGGCGGGGAAGGGCGAGGGCATGGGGGACGATCGCTAG